The following coding sequences lie in one Takifugu flavidus isolate HTHZ2018 chromosome 4, ASM371156v2, whole genome shotgun sequence genomic window:
- the LOC130524919 gene encoding uncharacterized protein LOC130524919, whose protein sequence is MTSSKPQMSILCFSLQLLNGELHCAPLEMILMVMTAGDSGGNAVVSPLAWTDLDDEVLLIMERPENCMNLFEYNNGQIDEGLAKEFMRQLVEAAIQIHEAGVFHGDLKLENILIQFYDAWRIPRVRIVDFGCGCFVMPGYRSYAGTAELMLTSDLELFSVQFEFKTFFFSHRNLLLRPPEFNHQGTYETGPTTVWHSLTHFLPLVPPLRVAGGLEPIPAQGAEAGYTLDWTPVNCRANTYRQTTILSHTHSNFRVSN, encoded by the exons ATGACCAGCAGTAAACCACAGATGAGCATCTTGTGTTTCTCTCTTCAGTTGTTAAACGGTGAGCTCCACTGCGCCCCACTGGAGATGATACTGATGGTGATGACAGCAGGGGACTCTGGGGGAAATGCAGTCGTATCACCATTAGCATGGACTGACCTGGATGATGAAGTCCTACTGATCATGGAAAGGCCAGAGAACTGCATGAACCTGTTTGAGTACAACAATGGCCAAATAGACGAAGGCCTGGCTAAG gaattcatgaggcagctggtggaagctgcaaTTCAAATACATGAGGCAGGCGTCTTCCACGGTGATCTAAAACTAGAAAACATTCTCATCCAATTCTATGATGCTTGGCGCATTCCTCGAGTGCGCATCGTtgactttggttgtggctgttttgtgATGCCGGGATATCGCAGCTATGCCGGTACGGCTGAACTCATGCTGACGTCTGATTTGGAGCTTTTCAGTGTTCAGTTTGaattcaaaacctttttcttttctcacaggAACCTTTTGCTTAGGCCTCCAGAGTTTAACCACCAGGGAACCTATGAAACTGGCCCGACCACTGTCTggcactcactcactcactttctaccacttgttcctccactgagggttgcggggggactggagcctatcccagcacaaggggcggaggcagggtacaccctggactggacgccagtcaattgcagggctaacacatatagacaaacaaccattctctctcacactcacagcaattttagagtttccaattag